The sequence GTAGGAATATATACCCATTTTTGTGTTATGTACCTCGAATCCTATTTATAAATGTAAATTGTAAAGTAATACATAAAAGTACGTAtgatgaaaatatatatttacatgtaaaaaaaattgacacaTTTATTActtaatgagattttttttttcaaattctaataatttataattagtttTGTATTCATGGATTAATGAAACATAATAGGATAAAAATAAGGTTAAATTAGAAGTAATTTAGCTCTTTGAGATTAGATGTGTTTATATTCATTtctatttagtttctaaattttttaaaaaatatatctaataaGTTCGAAATGACTCTTGAATTTCCATAAGTCTTTAGTCTTTCATTTTTATGTCCAATGAATCTATAAatcttcaattttgtgtctaatatgcCTTGTCCTTATTCATCTGAGTAAGTGCTCAAATCAACATCATTTCAATGACGGTGTTGGTCTGGGTATCTCACTCTGAGCCCTCCTCGTTCTTACGACCCACTCCGCTAATTCAAACGTGTTGCTGGAGATGGAATTGACCTGCAAGAGTACTCGTACTGATGTGGTGTCCAATCGAATATACTCTAATGCCAAAGTTAATACTAAGATGGAGTATTTAGATAGATTAAACACATAGAAAATTGCTTACCCCTAGAGGATGATAGTTATGGGGCTATTTATAAGATCCACCATTTGACTCTTATTTGGAAAATGTACAATGTTGACGATGTCAAAATAGGTGTGGCACCCGAGATTATAGAGTGCCAGTGGCGAGCTCAACTAAGTCATTTTTCCTTTGGTGAAACTCCATGAGATCAACTAGTTGACTCGAGAACCTAAGAATTTGATTTTTCCTTTTGAGACGTGCAGACCCCTATGTGGACTTCAAACCCTTTGCATTTCGGCAACGATCAACAAacatatttactatttttaaaaaaattcgtGAAGGTtccaacacaaaatttaaagctttgaatttattaaacataaaatttaattttagataaaaaaaaagccAAGAAAGTAAAAGTTCAAATGCTAAATACAAAAACTATAATTtagaaaacatttttaaaatttaagaacctttgttaattttaactaaaaaaatgaaaactttagaATCATAATTGAGGTCAAAATGGAAATTTTGGTATTCATCTCCGTCGTCTGTTGGGGAGTTAGAGAAGCCTGTTAAACTGTGGGTCAAAGCCATCAAAATTCGGCCTTGTAAGGAGGTCTTTTATTATAtcaataattgtgttataaataaaaaatatatattttaaaattaataataaattcgagtTGGTTTGAATCATATTAGGTAAACCATAACCAattcaacccataaaattttcatttatttgtacCTAACCCAAtctaaatgagttgataacctaaCCCAAACTGTATAAGTTAGattgaattgattaattttttcgGATCATCGAATATTTTGAACACTCCTATTATCAACACCCATGAACAGAAGGGAAAAGTTTGTGGATCAATCAGTCCAAAACTTGGAAGAGCGGCAAATTTAAAAATAGGTATATTCTTGGTCAAAAATTTCATTGCTATTGCAAATCAGTTTCTTAATATATAAAGATATGGAGATGCATAATTATACATATTGTGAACAAATCGCTTTCTGATTTCTCTCTTTCCTTGTTTTATTTGTGTCAACAATAGAACATTACATTTTTCACTCTCTCTTTCAGCGCAGGCAGAGGCCGAACGCAGGACCCATTTGTGGTTCGAGTGCAGCATCTTTTGGCATTCTCCTGTGCGTCGGGTTCTACGTAGAATCGAGCTCTGTATGCTGCTAAATGAGCGTAGTACGCTGGAGGCACTGCGTTATGCCATAAAAGTCACTGTAAGTACTTGATTATGCAATGCCCTTTAATCTCTGTCTTTGAATTCAAGTAAAGTAATCAAGAGGGAAGGGAATAGTGTTTTTTCAGAACTAAGGATCCGACTAGAAATAGAAAAAGCCAGATGGGTTTTGAAGTAAATTGGGGTTTAATGTTGTTTTGGTGTGTTACATTCTAGCTTAATGATAGCAAAATCTACCAATTGGTAAGAAAATTGTGGCTTCAAAGTGGAAAAACTGGAACAAAATAGGTAAGGAATTACCTACTGAGACTGATCTTGTGCACCGGGCATACCTGTAGGAAAGCTATGGTTTAAAGCAATGTAGAAGGTAAAGAGCTACGTTGGGAAAATTTGTAAAGATGATTCTATGATTCTTACGTGTAACAGAGGTTATTAGTCAGCGATTGGATTTCATCTGCACTGAAATTGTTCTCATCCCAAAGAACGTGATAATGTGCAGGACGACTTGTTCCCTGAGAATTCGAAAAACTCCATGTAAATATAGCCTTGTATTTTCAGTGTTATGTTTTGTCTATTACAATTgttctcatacaccatacctgGATTCCTGCGTGACTGCATAGATAAAAGTCGAACTCAGTCGGATGACATATCTTTGAATCCACGACAGTACCTACAGATTAAGACAAAtgctgaaaattttgaattgaaaagttcagagaagTCTCTTTCTCTTGGGTAAGATCACATGGGGTTCTGCTATATCTTGCTTGCAAATGTATTACCTGGTAAAATATTACCACTCTTGTCAGTGCTACTCCTATCATTGTGATTGGATGCAAAAAGTCTGGTATGGTGTCGCTTTTGGACAATGATAAAAGTTACTGGAGGTTGGTAACTGGGTTCTAGTGAAGCACAAGCCTATACATTTGccaaaatttaagttaaaaaacATCCACCTTGCTTTCTTAGAACAGCAAGCACAATGAATGATTGTAAGCTTTATAACAAACCTTGCGTATGGCATCAAGTTCATGCAGTAGAACCTGGTAGAACTGACCCTCACTGACCCCATCCCTATAAGCATCTAACGTTACACTTGATAAACAAAATGAAGTATCCAAGTGAAGTCTCAagggatattttttttaaccccGCATTACCTGTAGAATATTATCCTCAATGGTTTTTGTCCAGTGGCCTTCTTAAATGAAAGCAAGAGCTCCCTGCaaaagaatgaatttcatcAACAGGCAGCTTGCATTAAGCTATTTCACGTCCATTCAATTGCAACCCTCGATTATGTACCTTATCATACCCCCGGCAACCGTGTCCCGGTGAGGATCTTTCCATGTTTTGAATAAATCTTGAATCAGTTCCTCCCGGTGTGGCTGAGCACATACCAATCCAGCATATTTTGTAACTTCTGGCCAATCTTGGGAAGCCACAACCTGTATGCCACATACCAGTGTGGCTCAATCTTGAAAACATATTTAGGAATTCAAGTAATGAATATTTTTGGAAAAGCTTACAGCTGCTATCGATGGAAGAGAATCCTCTCCGGTTTCTGGATGGGTGACATCAGCTCCAAAGATTATGGTTGGTATGTCACTGACTAGTGGAATTCGTGACCGCAAAGCATCTAAAAGAACAGTGTTTCTTCCACCCATCTTTATAGAACACAAAAATAACCCAATATTAGATCAAATTGGTGATTTTGTATAGTTGGATTGTGAGATAAACTAGTGAGTACGACCTTGACGTTGATTTTAAGTGACACGTTCGCCAAGTACTGTCTGCTCTTCTTGAAGACATGCTTTGTTAGACAACACTGGGATATCAATCCCAATTCTGTTTCACAGATCCTTTTAAGATCACCTGAATACAAAATTTACTGCTCTTAGATAAAAGTCAAGGTCATGTtactttaatttgaaatgtagggaattttttcaattttagctCTTTGAAATCGAAGTCATTCAGTTAATGTTGTTGGATGCTTCAGATGTTCCAGACCTACGCTTTTTTACACACATTGTACTCAGAGATCCTACAAGTTTATTTTCAATGACAATGGTCTTTCTAATACACGAGCAATGTTAACTTGAAGTCACTAATAGATTTGGGCCAAGTATTATATGATCTATTCTTTCATAGCTATTGGTGTCATGCAGGCACGTGCAACATGGAGAGACCGTTATTAGtctttgtaacaattccatatcaatatatgatatatcacaAGTGAAAACTGATACCATATAATGACCCGTTGTTGTCAGGAAGAATAGCTATCAGCAAATCTAACTCTTTCCCTTCATGTTTGTTATAAACTGCACCATATACAAATTTTAAGGCCTTCTTTACTTGATCTGGTCTTGCTGAGTATATAGGAATTGCAGGATCTGGGTTAAATTCCTGATAGAAAGATCAACAAAATTAGACTTCAAGCAGGATAATGAGAAGACTGGCAATCCTCTACTCATTGAACCATAGTCAAGGTACAGGGAACCGTTTACCATGCCAGAGATCTGGCACATCTGGACCAGCTGTTGACAGAAACCACGAGCAATGCTCTCTTGGACGTTGCGTGGGAAATTTATACAAGCCCAGTATCTTACAACACTTCCATCTATTACTTTCTGAAATGGAGCAAGTAAAATATCTTTCTATGGACTATGAAATACGgaaaaacacatcaaaattaTGAAGCGACCAACCTTATTCATCATATTCCACTGACCAACTTGAGGCTGatgttccttttcttttccaGTGTCATGAAATTTTAGCTAGAGGAAAAGTATGAATATGAGAAACATGTTAAACGTGAAGCTGACTATGATGTGTTATAGATAAATTTACTTCTTGAGTACCCATGGAGATGGAAGGACTCGTGCTTCAACTGATGTAAGCTTGTCATCGATACTGATTCCAAATTCTTTTGCATATGGATCTGCCTCATATGCATTCTCACGAACAGTCTGAAAAGCAGCAAATAACTTTTGATGGACAACCATTAATTATTGATCACTTTCACCTTTTCTTTTTGGCAATTTACACAGTTAATGTCTTTTCATGGTCCAAGACAATGGTAATTAGcaaattgagaggaaaaaaaGTTATGTATTGGACCTCTAAAATGTCCATTTCCTGATCACAGGGTCTTTGGCATGAAACCTTTAACAAGGAAGTTATTTGCTTTTCATTCAGTCCTTTTGTGTATCTCTGTCCTTTGAGTATCTTACATGCCTGGGAAAAAATGTCATGTAAATTTTCGGCAGACAGAAGATTCAAGTATAgtagaaggcaatgaaggatatGGTTGGCAGAACTGACCTCCATGGGTAGATAATTCACCTTCTTCTGGTTCCCTACTTGAAGGCAAGGCAAATGTGTATACTGAATAGTATATCCATACATCTCTTGGAAGTAATCAACAACAGATTTCATGTTCATCTGCTCATCAAGAGGGAAACTGCAGCAAAACAACTCAATTGAAACAACTTCAAAGAGAAGGACAATCTGAAATGCAGAATAAGAAGGATGGGCCAAGATCTTATATACATTAGCTCTCTTGTAGGCTGTGATGTTAGTCCTGAAATTCGATATTTCCTTCGTACATTTCCTCTGTGTGTAACTTCAACTTTTACACCTCTAAGTACTTTTTTGACCTTCCAAAAAAGCATCAATACTTGTTCAGTGCAGGATCTTTCAAACTCTGATAATATAACCTAAATTTCATGCTCGAGAAGCTAAAAGTGTCCAGAAAGCTCATGGTACCCTAATACGATCAGCATCGGACAACGTTCTTGAGTAGACGTCTTTGTTTAAAAGTTGAGCGACAAAATCAATGACAGGGATTGCTTCAATGAATGCAGTGGATGACATGTCTTGACATGAGAAGCAATTCAAAAAAGAGAACCATAAGAGAAGTCAATTTAGTCTGAAAAAACACAGCCAATGAAGAAgcataggaaaaaaaaattctaaatggAATGAAGTTCGTATGCCCACCAATATTTAGTGACAATCCCATTTGTGTTGGTCGGATGCTTTGATAGAAGCCACGCCATGCTTGCAAACCACCCCCAATATGCTGAGGCTTCTTAATACAAGGAGTATAAAAGGATCGCCCAACTGATATATATCTATAATACCAGATTCAAATTCACCACagaattgaaaacataaatgcAGCCAGAACATGAATCCAACAAACAACGGCCAAAAAAGAGCCATTAGATACAAACCTTTGAGCATGGAGCTCACTCAAGACGATATCAATAATGGTCAAAGCTTCTTGAGGGTTATTAACTTGTTTGCCAGCGAGTAGTTCTCGTAACTGGTGCATGCTAGCCAAAGTTACGAACTTTATCTGCACTTTAAATTCTCGTTCCCTGATATGATCACTCCATATTAAACTAGAAGTTTTACTACAAAAAGAGCAAAACGAATAtgtgaagaaaagaagagaagttGCCTGGGAGTGGCTGCCCCCTCTTCTTCATTAGCCAAAATGACAGTTAACTCTTTTGATATGAAAGGCAGCAATCCGGCTGTGTACAGGTTGCTTCCTCCATCATAAACTGGCAGTCGCATCCCCAGTTCTGTGCTTCTATATTGTTTGACCAACTCGGTCAGTATATTCTTCTTCATTCTACGAGAAGTAACTTCTGGGGTTATCTTAACCTGCAAGCTCAATGAAATACACTCAACTTTCTTATTTATATTGCTtctttgaagaaattttctgATTGATACTGTTAAGTTGTTTCCATCTTACATTATAATGGCTTATGTCTGATTCAGGTATTTTTGCTAGGAAGTGGTTGGCTTTAACCAAGCATTTAGTCCCCAGCTGGCCAACGTCTGGCCTTCTTGGAAATGTTAAGCTtttgcaagaagaagaagaagagggaaaCTCCAGGTTTCGATCAAGCTCCTTTTGCTTCATACCTTCCATGGAAGTTCCTTTTGCTCtccttcttcctttccttttccatAAATTAGTCTTCTCACCATCATTTGAGCCATGGAGGGATTTCAACGCCATTTGAGAAGATGGTATCACATGTTTCTCTTCTGGCTCTATTTGCATGTagggcattttttttttcttcttctgttaACAGAGAGAGACGCGTCACTCAGCACAACACTAGACGAATTGAAAGGCAACAGAGAAAACTGGGAATAAGATTTGTCCTATGGTAAGAAGCAATTGCCATGTTCTCAAGGTGTGATGTTAAAAGGAAAGGCAGCAAGCATGCTTGCAGTCACAAGCTAAAGGAACAACTATCagagtgtgtgtgtgtgtgagagagagagagagagagagcgggagagagagagagtaggAAATGGCATCATATCTCGACAGTGTCCTGCTTATTCTCCAAAGCTTTATATATACAGTAGATTTGGAATCAGATAAGCTAAACAAAGTTCATCATCTTCCCCTCTTCGAAAGTGGAGCCTTTGCATCATATCATCCTGGTTAGTTGCCTAACTAGAACCATTTCATTCAGAATTACAGGGAAAACAGTAACTTATATTAAGGAGAACATACATATATTGGTTGAATTTTGCGTTTCTGTACTAAAAAAACAATGGGTTTTTCTtaatgtattattattattggccTTAATATTTTAGTACCAAAGTGAAATGACTGCTGTCGGATGTCAATTAGATCATGTGGGTCAAACATAATATTTGACCCCCTCTTACAAAAACCTCACATCTTTCATATAAGTAAAATTTTCTCCCACTAATGATCTGAAAAATTGAATGGTAGAGGTATAGTTTTGGGGAGAAAAAAAGGGGTTGATGAGGTGAGTGGTCCTAATGGAAAAGGTAGGAAGGAATGCTATTTATTCTCAGTGGCTTTGCAGGAAGAAAAGGACAAAATTGTAAGATGGGCAAAGAATACAAACTCTTTTCAGCGAACAAAAAGGAGCTTTAACTCATCCCAAAGCTCACCCACAGTGCCAAAAGCAGACAAATATTAAGACAACACATAACAAAGTAAGGGGGGGAAATCAGATGCACCAAATTAACAGCCCCCTTAATTAATTCCCTCAGCAGAATTTCAGTCTTATCTCATTGTTTCACTGTTCTTCATAAACCAGACACCATTAATGGCCCCCTGCTATAGCAGCCGCACATGTCAAATTTTTCCCACCCCCCACTCAGTGAATACTTGTAACTTCCTTCTCTCAATAGTTTCTCCCAGGtaactgaagaagaagaagaagaagaagaagaagaagaagaagaagaagaagaggtgaTATAGCTTTAATTCATAAACACATTTTCTCATTAATGTATAGAAGAAGAGAGCAGTGGATTTGGTACTAAGATTGTGTGTGTTTGACATTTTGAATGTGTAGGGAAGGACAGTTCTGGTGTGGCCAAAGAAATGtcaaagagaaaatgaaagaagaaaaaaaaaggagataatCCGATGTGTCTGTATTCGTATTTTACTTTTCCCACTTCATATTTATTCGAAAGCTACGGATCAGACCAAGATTCATTGACCAACACAATACGACACCCAAACTGTGTGAGAACCACAACTCACTGCTCAAGTACCACAATTCTGGATTTTGGGAACATTCATCTTTCAATTAAATGCCCCCCCTCCTATTTAtcaagtttatttttattataaaaaaatatattattcaaGATGTGAATTGTCTCTTTGTTAATATGAAATCCTTTCGAATGTAAACGTAAACCCATACAAATTTTAGTTCATAAGAGACTATCATATTATTACTGTGAAATATGAAGTCTTTTAGCTAGAAGGGAAAAGTAAAATAATACCATCTTAAGGTTCAAAATAGACAACATCATATTATTACGACGATATGAAAAGTTCGGTACCATTTCATATAATCAAATAATGTGTAAATGAATGTTATTGATGTAGAATTTAAGTAGGACATACATAGaataaagtattattattattattattttaaagtacAATAATGTGGATGAGAGAGCAAATCTATTTTTTACTTCAAAATAAGGACTTATAGAAACTCATTTTCTTTcctatttttaaaacaataaataattaattagacaAGATATTTTCATTATTGGTATGAAAGGAAGTCAAtgcaccaaaaaaaaaagtaatattttaATATCGTAAAGTACATCTCActcaaattataaataaaacaaaaacatacaaaaacataaaaacaaataaacaagaTATTTATTTGTCATAtgataaattttaattcaaagaatagaaatattgatgtGGCCAAAACGTattcaaataattttgaaagtaGTGATGAAGAGGAAGAAAGTAGTGGAGGGTACAGATTAGACATCACAGAGAATGTTATTGAGACATCTCTATGTCAAAAAGCATAAACTAaagtgagaaagaaaaagaaagaaaaacagagGAAAAAGTGAAGGATTTTGAAAAGACAAGTATGGCCAAAATGCGTACAAATTCTCTTAACTTCACCaactctctttctttctctctctctctcggcCCATCACGTGTGATACATAAAAGTTAAAATGACAAAGTGGAACAATCAATCCCTATTTTTCTTATATTCATATTCATATGAAACACAACGATAATTGACATGATCTTTTTTTCTAGACGTTGAAAGTTCAATCCTTCATTTTTGCAATTGTTATACATATATCAATTTCTATGAAAATTTCTCACCTCTAAACTTCATACAAATCTTGCACGTAAAGTATTGATATCGACCCGTGTTTTCAAAGACTATTAACATCAACAAACAAAATCTAATATAGAAAGAAATTCGAACCTACGACCTGTTAGAAAATATGTCGAAAGTTATACggaaaattaaaagtttagcaAATTAAAAAGCATAGTGTGAGAAAGGCCAAAGAGAGAGAGAACAAACCTTGAGGACTATGCCAATGCGAGTACAGAAGTCATTAATTAACTCAGATTTCTCCTCCTTTCTCTGCTCTGTATTAATCACACACGgacaaaaaagagaagaagaaataagaggAAGAAGATAGTTAATTTTTGGTTGGAGGTTGCAGAGAGAAATTAGAAAAGCAAAGGCTAAAGAGagaacttctttttttttttttggttggggGTATTATTTACGGTCAAcctttgatttgatttgaatttttgtgAGAAACCCAACagttgaaattgaaaatggtGCCAAAAGCAAAAGCAAAAGCAAAGGGGAAAAACAGAATAATGGAAATGGAAGTTGTGAAGAAAGAAGCCAAAGACTCAGTTTTTCAGTTCAGTTTGCACAAAACCAGACCACTACTCTGCTAAAGCTCCAAACTTTCagctatttatttattacattaTAACTCTAACCCATCTCCTATTCTTTCCATTTCTCCATTTCTTTATACAAATCTCAGTCTTTCTCATTAGTTTATTCAATATAAGTTGAACTATCAATAAATGAGCATGATTCAATCGACATGGATAATatgcttttcatttttaactcaAAGATTCGATTCCTCTCTATAttactgaaaaaaaaaagttgagctAAGGATGTACTAATGTATTTGATGAGAAAGCTACAATGTGGTCGACAATATTCCAATGTTGAACTATGAGAAAGAAGTACACATGAAAATTTTTTACTTTACAATCAACAATCATCATAAAGTAGTTACATTGCAACAATCTCACTgaataatttatcattttaaatttatattcaattgcTAACCAGAGTACAtagattttgaattaaatggTTATTTCTAAtagagaagatttttttttttagttcaacatatgagttgaaaataaaaatttctgATTAAAAGTGATGGCCTAAAATGTGCTTCAACTGTCTTTATGTTTGAGACCTAATATGAGGGgttagagaaaaaggaaaagcaaTGGGTTGTTAATGagtaatatatattattgtcTGATAATAATCGTTAAATTCTACGATTTGTTCGTGTCTAATAATATACTTATGGGGTGTTTGAGCCGTCAACTTAAAATTGATGGAatgaattattataaaaaaaaaaaaaaaaaatcctatatACTATGATATTATAGACAATTTTTCATTCTACTTCAACTTATTACGTGTCACATCAACATGAAAACacggttttaaaaaaaagttaggaGTGAGTGACATTAACGTGGGGTGGatagatatttaaaatagtAAGAGAGGAAGATGGGAGGAAAAAAGGGGGTTGTAGTTGAAGTAGtgagaatagaaaaagaatgtGGGGAATGGAGTTTTGTAGTGTTTGTTTATTGTATGGGAAACGGCACCGTCTACCTCAGAAGCAGAAACAGAGTCCTTGTTGGCAAATGGCAAATGGGGCACTGCctttaagaaaaggaaaaacctttttctttattattattattttttaagtttaaagaaAGAGGTTGTAAATTGGCTTTTTATTATAGCTGCAAAACAGGAAAAAGCTAGCGTGCAATAACTGCAACACACCCTTAccttttaattaaactattcaaaaatctctctctctctctttttttacaATGAATTTTGCTA comes from Benincasa hispida cultivar B227 chromosome 2, ASM972705v1, whole genome shotgun sequence and encodes:
- the LOC120072223 gene encoding protein argonaute PNH1-like produces the protein MPYMQIEPEEKHVIPSSQMALKSLHGSNDGEKTNLWKRKGRRRAKGTSMEGMKQKELDRNLEFPSSSSSCKSLTFPRRPDVGQLGTKCLVKANHFLAKIPESDISHYNVKITPEVTSRRMKKNILTELVKQYRSTELGMRLPVYDGGSNLYTAGLLPFISKELTVILANEEEGAATPREREFKVQIKFVTLASMHQLRELLAGKQVNNPQEALTIIDIVLSELHAQRYISVGRSFYTPCIKKPQHIGGGLQAWRGFYQSIRPTQMGLSLNIDMSSTAFIEAIPVIDFVAQLLNKDVYSRTLSDADRIRVKKVLRGVKVEVTHRGNVRRKYRISGLTSQPTRELIFPLDEQMNMKSVVDYFQEMYGYTIQYTHLPCLQVGNQKKVNYLPMEACKILKGQRYTKGLNEKQITSLLKVSCQRPCDQEMDILETVRENAYEADPYAKEFGISIDDKLTSVEARVLPSPWLKFHDTGKEKEHQPQVGQWNMMNKKVIDGSVVRYWACINFPRNVQESIARGFCQQLVQMCQISGMEFNPDPAIPIYSARPDQVKKALKFVYGAVYNKHEGKELDLLIAILPDNNGSLYGDLKRICETELGLISQCCLTKHVFKKSRQYLANVSLKINVKMGGRNTVLLDALRSRIPLVSDIPTIIFGADVTHPETGEDSLPSIAAVVASQDWPEVTKYAGLVCAQPHREELIQDLFKTWKDPHRDTVAGGMIRELLLSFKKATGQKPLRIIFYRDGVSEGQFYQVLLHELDAIRKACASLEPSYQPPVTFIIVQKRHHTRLFASNHNDRSSTDKSGNILPGTVVDSKICHPTEFDFYLCSHAGIQGTSRPAHYHVLWDENNFSADEIQSLTNNLCYTYARCTRSVSVVPPAYYAHLAAYRARFYVEPDAQENAKRCCTRTTNGSCVRPLPALKERVKNVMFYC